The proteins below are encoded in one region of Silene latifolia isolate original U9 population chromosome 2, ASM4854445v1, whole genome shotgun sequence:
- the LOC141628599 gene encoding F-box/FBD/LRR-repeat protein At4g26340-like: MKPQKHKCSSEYYADVGRDRLSEMPDDVIVHILSCMPTIVAVRTMLIRRFGNLWTLAHTLDFKVPEFLDIMAAGSTWSNDVGRFNIFVHNVLKRHKRPFINKFHLLLGWLYEHRREEAGDDIKMWLKFAFDKQAKDIYFCDVGYHFADSSDFPNFTSQSLVTLELWSCSVFPEFQVNLGSLKKLILCHTYMCEEALQQFICGCPSLQELRIVEPTINKLRFSAPNIRKLSLVLIEHVFDDPWSLDFPKLKSLDLETNWIPDVIDVSSIRDVYLKRLYFNLRDENEHRRLNIFWEKFSRSEVFQLSLDASEQFLHSINDLNLLQIRWKRVVLGLRIFCQSCLLGFYHLMRISKDLEELDIYTRTTLAYTSVCNTPNLFSGQAFRASADLPPVELSHPCVMPKLKIVTLHGYAKPWEHQLQLVEFLLKSATVLEKLVIYPNKHHKMDFVMHVSSFQRSSPSARVLFL; the protein is encoded by the exons ATGAAACCCCAAAAGCACAAGTGTTCTTCAGAGTACTATGCCGATGTCGGCCGAGATAGGTTGAGTGAAATGCCAGATGATGTAATTGTTCACATTCTTTCTTGTATGCCCACAATTGTTGCTGTTAGAACAATGCTGATTCGTCGATTTGGAAACCTTTGGACTTTGGCTCATACTCTTGATTTTAAGGTTCCTGAATTCCTCGATATAATGGCGGCGGGTAGTACATGGAGTAATGATGTTGGGCGATTCAACATTTTCGTCCACAATGTGTTGAAGCGTCACAAAAGACCCTTCATTAATAAATTTCATCTTCTTTTGGGGTGGCTTTATGAGCACAGAAGAGAGGAGGCTGGTGACGATATAAAAATGTGGTTGAAGTTTGCTTTCGATAAACAAGCAAAGGATATATATTTTTGTGATGTTGGTTATCACTTCGCTGACAGTTCCGATTTTCCAAATTTCACAAGTCAATCACTTGTTACACTTGAACTCTGGAGCTGCAGTGTCTTTCCCGAATTTCAAGTGAACTTGGGATCTCTAAAGAAGCTTATACTTTGCCATACCTATATGTGCGAGGAGGCCTTACAACAATTTATTTGTGGATGCCCTTCCTTACAAGAACTGCGTATTGTGGAACCTACTATAAACAAGCTGAGATTTAGTGCTCCAAACATTCGTAAATTATCTCTTGTTCTTATAGAACATGTTTTTGATGATCCTTGGTCGTTAGATTTCCCTAAACTTAAAAGTTTGGATTTGGAGACAAATTGGATACCAGACGTCATTGATGTTTCATCTATTCGAGATGTCTACCTCAAACGGTTGTACTTTAATCTGCGTGATGAGAATGAACATAGAAGGCTTAACATATTTTGGGAGAAGTTCTCACGTAGTGAAGTTTTCCAGTTATCACTTGATGCTTCTGAG CAATTCCTCCACTCAATAAATGATTTGAATCTTTTGCAAATCAGATGGAAGCGCGTAGTTTTGGGATTGCGGATATTCTGTCAAAGCTGCCTCTTGGGCTTCTATCACTTGATGAGAATTTCAAAAGATTTGGAAGAACTCGATATATACACTAGAACAACTTTGGCTTACACAAGCGTATGCAATACCCCTAATTTATTTTCTGGTCAGGCTTTCAGGGCAAGTGCTGATTTGCCTCCTGTAGAGCTTTCTCATCCTTGTGTGATGCCAAAACTGAAGATTGTCACTCTCCATGGCTATGCGAAACCTTGGGAACATCAGCTTCAACTGGTAGAATTCTTGCTCAAAAGCGCCACTGTTTTGGAGAAACTGGTAATTTATCCGAACAAGCATCACAAGATGGATTTTGTTATGCACGTGTCGAGTTTTCAAAGGTCTTCACCAAGTGCTAGGGTACTCTTTCTTTAA